One Pseudomonas rhizophila DNA window includes the following coding sequences:
- a CDS encoding ABC transporter substrate-binding protein, with protein sequence MKLWPKRLTRLLCVTVALCTVQVPVSLAQGETPADQLVVGMSMINLLSLDPAAATGLEVAEVNANVYDMLLEQDAAQPDTLIPALAKTWEVSPDRMRLTFQLRDDVRFHSGAPLTAQDVAWSLQRVVTLNRALASTWKAYGFTADNVSKLMRAEGPHTFVMDLPRSTDPMLVLNTLATSPSAFIIDRSVALQHQVGDDQGAAWLATHTAGSGAFKLDIWRANDVILMSRHDDYWRGPAKLRRVIMRNMTESQALRLMVERGDLDVARGMAATDIKALGKVDEVRIQSIARGTLYYVAMSMQQPLFQDIRVRQAIRLLIDYQGINDVVMPHYGVINQRPMQLGLPARLEDPGYRLDVAEAKRLLAAAGHAEGFKVSIRSLTDPPFINIATSLQATLAQAGIQATIITGTGNQIYGAMRDRQFDILVGRGGGGAERHPHSSLRALVYNPDNRTEAKLSNFQGWRTSFFNPQLNQLIEQAEREQDPERQREMYAQIQTLYDQQAGAIMPVSQMVDEVVIHADVRNYIGHTAATTRLRDVYKQR encoded by the coding sequence ATGAAACTCTGGCCCAAGCGCCTGACCAGGCTGCTGTGTGTCACCGTGGCCCTGTGCACAGTGCAGGTGCCCGTCAGCCTGGCTCAAGGCGAAACGCCCGCCGACCAATTGGTGGTGGGCATGAGCATGATCAACCTGCTGTCCCTGGACCCCGCCGCGGCAACCGGCCTGGAGGTCGCCGAGGTTAACGCCAACGTTTATGACATGCTCCTGGAGCAGGACGCGGCGCAACCGGACACGCTGATCCCGGCCCTGGCGAAAACCTGGGAGGTCAGCCCCGACCGCATGCGCCTGACCTTCCAGTTGCGCGATGACGTGCGTTTTCACTCCGGCGCACCGCTCACCGCGCAAGACGTCGCCTGGTCGCTACAACGGGTGGTCACCCTCAACCGCGCCCTGGCTTCGACCTGGAAAGCCTACGGTTTCACCGCCGACAACGTCAGCAAACTGATGCGCGCCGAAGGGCCGCATACCTTTGTCATGGACCTGCCGCGCAGCACCGACCCGATGCTGGTGCTTAACACTCTGGCGACCTCTCCCAGCGCCTTCATCATTGATCGCTCGGTCGCTTTGCAACATCAGGTCGGTGATGATCAGGGCGCCGCGTGGCTGGCGACCCACACAGCCGGCTCCGGTGCCTTCAAGCTCGACATCTGGCGCGCCAACGACGTGATTCTGATGAGTCGTCATGACGACTATTGGCGCGGCCCCGCGAAGTTGCGCCGGGTGATCATGCGCAACATGACCGAGTCCCAGGCCTTGCGCCTGATGGTCGAGCGCGGTGACCTGGACGTCGCCCGAGGCATGGCGGCCACCGACATCAAGGCGCTGGGCAAGGTCGATGAGGTACGCATCCAGAGCATCGCCCGTGGCACGCTGTATTATGTGGCGATGAGCATGCAACAGCCGCTGTTCCAGGACATCCGCGTGCGCCAAGCCATCCGCCTGCTGATCGACTACCAGGGCATCAACGATGTGGTGATGCCGCACTACGGGGTGATCAATCAGCGGCCGATGCAACTGGGGCTGCCGGCACGCCTGGAAGATCCTGGCTATCGCCTGGATGTGGCCGAGGCCAAGCGTCTGCTGGCAGCGGCGGGGCACGCCGAAGGCTTCAAGGTGAGCATCCGCTCGCTGACCGATCCGCCGTTCATCAACATCGCCACCAGCCTGCAAGCGACACTGGCCCAGGCAGGTATCCAGGCCACGATCATCACCGGCACGGGAAATCAGATTTACGGTGCAATGCGCGACCGCCAGTTCGACATCCTCGTCGGTCGTGGTGGTGGCGGGGCGGAGCGTCATCCGCATTCAAGCCTGCGGGCCCTGGTCTACAACCCGGACAACCGCACCGAAGCCAAGCTGAGCAACTTCCAGGGCTGGCGCACCTCGTTCTTCAACCCGCAGCTCAATCAGTTGATCGAGCAGGCCGAGCGCGAGCAAGACCCCGAGCGCCAGCGGGAAATGTACGCGCAGATCCAGACCCTCTACGACCAGCAGGCCGGAGCAATCATGCCGGTTTCACAGATGGTCGACGAAGTGGTGATCCACGCCGACGTGCGCAACTACATCGGCCATACCGCCGCCACCACACGTCTTCGGGACGTTTACAAGCAGCGCTGA
- a CDS encoding FadR/GntR family transcriptional regulator, whose translation MTDQALSPLNKPRRLAETLVDRFAQRMREGILKRGEKLPTEVHIMEAEGVSRSVVREALSRLQAAGLVETRHGVGTFVLDMPAPEGFTLGPATIATLSDVLNLLEFRLSLEVQAAGMAAERATPQALAELAQALEALLQGPEKSGTTINADFQFHLKIAKAAGNYYLIDIMKHLGTKLIPRTRMNSAYSGQSDRSAYLQGINAEHQQIFDAIASGNVDAARAAMYLHLSNSRMRLCETQQRQAFYNE comes from the coding sequence ATGACGGATCAAGCGTTATCTCCATTGAATAAACCGCGCCGCCTCGCCGAAACACTGGTGGACCGCTTTGCCCAGCGCATGCGTGAAGGCATTCTCAAGCGCGGCGAAAAGCTCCCCACCGAAGTGCATATCATGGAAGCCGAGGGCGTCAGTCGTTCGGTGGTGCGTGAAGCGCTGTCGCGCTTGCAGGCGGCGGGGCTGGTGGAGACGCGGCATGGGGTCGGCACCTTTGTCCTGGACATGCCGGCGCCGGAGGGCTTTACCCTCGGGCCGGCGACGATTGCCACGTTGTCGGATGTGCTCAACCTGCTGGAGTTTCGCCTGAGCCTGGAAGTCCAGGCCGCCGGCATGGCTGCCGAGCGCGCCACGCCCCAAGCCCTGGCCGAACTGGCCCAGGCGCTGGAAGCGTTGCTGCAAGGCCCGGAAAAGTCCGGCACCACCATCAATGCCGATTTCCAGTTCCATCTGAAAATCGCCAAGGCCGCTGGCAATTACTACCTGATCGACATCATGAAGCACCTGGGTACCAAGCTGATCCCACGTACCCGGATGAACTCCGCCTATTCCGGGCAGAGTGATCGCAGCGCCTACCTGCAGGGGATCAACGCCGAACATCAACAGATCTTCGACGCCATCGCCAGTGGTAATGTCGACGCAGCGCGGGCGGCCATGTACCTGCATTTGAGCAATAGCCGCATGCGCCTGTGTGAAACTCAACAACGCCAGGCTTTTTACAACGAATAA
- a CDS encoding oligogalacturonate-specific porin KdgM family protein yields the protein MKKTLVILSLASLFTSVIAQADTGYINVRHQYAEKSRMHADRAKFGIRLDSGLGLEGELKYKTAGDRQDVAFDNTVGSGHEFTVNYQHKINDRWMLTPSLALDSDEESTTYKLGLRLGYRVTKELSIAGRYRLDSAKLDRDKIDRDVPHNGQDDQTVNRYDIYINYGPQGPWAYEYQLTYFDADYIRYNGGTDDYEQNAVVKYQWDKRWAPFFEVGDIKVNSVDSDRQLRLRVGVKYSFF from the coding sequence ATGAAAAAGACATTGGTAATACTTTCTCTCGCTTCCTTGTTTACTTCGGTTATTGCCCAGGCCGATACCGGCTATATCAATGTACGCCACCAATATGCGGAAAAAAGTCGTATGCATGCCGACCGTGCCAAGTTTGGTATTCGGCTGGACAGTGGCCTGGGTCTGGAGGGTGAACTCAAATACAAGACCGCCGGTGACCGGCAAGACGTCGCCTTCGACAATACCGTCGGCAGCGGTCATGAATTTACCGTCAACTACCAGCACAAGATCAATGATCGCTGGATGCTGACGCCCTCGTTGGCCTTGGACAGCGACGAAGAATCCACCACCTACAAGCTGGGCCTGCGCCTGGGTTACCGCGTGACCAAAGAGTTGAGCATCGCCGGTCGCTACCGTTTGGATTCAGCCAAACTGGACCGCGACAAGATCGACCGTGACGTGCCGCATAATGGGCAGGACGATCAGACGGTCAATCGTTACGATATTTATATCAACTATGGCCCCCAAGGACCGTGGGCCTATGAATATCAGTTGACTTACTTCGATGCCGACTACATTCGCTATAACGGCGGCACCGACGACTATGAGCAGAACGCCGTGGTCAAATACCAGTGGGATAAACGCTGGGCGCCGTTCTTTGAAGTGGGTGATATTAAAGTCAACTCGGTCGACAGCGATCGCCAGTTGCGGCTGCGGGTCGGTGTTAAATACAGCTTCTTCTAA
- a CDS encoding mandelate racemase family protein, with the protein MRITGVHVEVFSTPSRRAQDSAGHAHPGEEVLIKMALLRIGCDDGSEGYAFGPPELVRPHIIESFVRKVLIGRDPMDRESIWQDLAHWQRGSAGQFTDRALALVEQALWDLAGRKLKLPVHKLIGGYRDKVPAYGSTMCGDDLPGGLSTPDEYGQFAEKLVQRGYKAIKLHTWMPPISFAPNPQMDIQACAAVREAVGPDIALMLDGYHWYSRMDALTIGRALEQLNFAWFEEPMMEDSAESYAWLAANLDIPVLGPESIAGKFHSRASWVTHKSCDILRAGVAGVGGIGPCLKVAHLAESFGMDCEVHGNGAANLAVVGAISNCRWYERGLLHPFLDYEEVPAHLNSIVDPMDADGFVHLSDRPGLGEDINFAYIEANTLSRH; encoded by the coding sequence ATGAGAATCACAGGCGTTCACGTCGAAGTCTTTTCCACCCCTTCGCGCCGCGCTCAAGACAGCGCCGGCCACGCTCATCCGGGCGAGGAGGTTCTGATCAAGATGGCCTTGCTGCGAATTGGCTGCGATGACGGCAGCGAGGGCTATGCCTTCGGTCCGCCTGAGTTGGTTCGTCCGCACATCATCGAGTCCTTTGTGCGCAAGGTGCTGATCGGCCGGGACCCAATGGACCGCGAAAGCATCTGGCAAGACTTGGCGCACTGGCAGCGCGGCAGCGCCGGGCAGTTCACCGACCGCGCGTTGGCGCTGGTGGAACAAGCGCTGTGGGACCTGGCCGGGCGCAAGCTCAAGTTGCCGGTACACAAGCTGATTGGCGGCTATCGCGACAAAGTGCCGGCGTACGGTTCGACGATGTGTGGCGATGATCTGCCGGGGGGCTTGTCCACGCCGGACGAGTACGGCCAGTTCGCCGAAAAGCTGGTCCAGCGCGGCTACAAGGCCATCAAGTTGCACACCTGGATGCCGCCGATTTCCTTCGCCCCGAATCCGCAGATGGACATCCAAGCCTGCGCCGCCGTGCGTGAGGCAGTCGGTCCGGACATCGCGCTGATGCTCGACGGCTACCACTGGTACAGCCGCATGGACGCGCTGACCATTGGCAGGGCGCTCGAGCAACTCAATTTCGCCTGGTTCGAAGAACCGATGATGGAAGATTCCGCTGAGTCCTATGCCTGGCTGGCGGCCAATCTGGACATCCCGGTACTGGGCCCGGAAAGCATCGCCGGCAAGTTCCACAGCCGCGCCAGTTGGGTCACCCATAAGTCCTGTGACATCCTGCGCGCGGGCGTGGCCGGGGTCGGGGGGATCGGGCCGTGCCTGAAGGTGGCGCACCTGGCCGAGTCGTTCGGCATGGACTGTGAAGTCCACGGCAATGGCGCGGCGAACCTGGCTGTAGTCGGTGCAATCAGCAATTGCCGCTGGTACGAGCGCGGCCTGCTGCATCCCTTCCTCGACTACGAAGAAGTCCCTGCGCACCTCAATAGCATTGTCGACCCGATGGACGCCGACGGTTTTGTGCACCTGTCTGATCGGCCTGGGTTGGGCGAGGACATCAACTTCGCGTATATCGAGGCCAATACCTTGTCTCGACATTGA
- a CDS encoding ABC transporter permease translates to MSTASFSIWTSRVASASRRSGSVAVTLLGLLLLTFFIGRVMPLDPVLAIVGPDADASAYAQVYQELGLDKPLWTQFAIYLGDLLHGDFGMALLTGNPVITDIARVFPATLELATLAILFGVLAGLPLGVYAATHQGRAGDHIARLITLFGYSTPIFWIGMMAFLVFYAWLGWAGGVGRIGLAYDGLIPKHTGLLLIDTAWSGDWEAFRSALRHILLPAVILSFNSVAYISRMTRSFMLEQLSQEYIITARVKGLSQRRIVWGHAFGNIRVQLLTIVALAYGGLLEGAVLIETVFAWPGFGQYLTSSLLLGDMNAVMACVLLIGLIFVTLNLISDALYKIFDPRTR, encoded by the coding sequence ATGTCGACTGCATCCTTTTCAATCTGGACATCCCGGGTCGCTTCGGCGTCCCGGCGCAGCGGGTCGGTGGCGGTGACGCTGCTGGGGCTGCTGCTACTGACCTTTTTCATCGGACGGGTCATGCCCCTGGACCCGGTGCTGGCCATCGTCGGCCCGGACGCTGACGCCTCGGCCTACGCCCAGGTGTATCAAGAGCTAGGCCTGGACAAACCGTTGTGGACGCAGTTCGCGATCTACCTCGGCGACCTGCTGCACGGTGACTTCGGCATGGCCTTGCTGACCGGCAACCCGGTCATCACCGACATCGCCCGGGTCTTCCCAGCCACTTTGGAACTGGCCACCCTGGCCATTCTGTTCGGCGTGTTGGCGGGCTTGCCGCTGGGCGTCTACGCGGCGACACATCAGGGGCGTGCCGGGGACCATATCGCGCGGTTGATCACGCTGTTCGGCTACTCCACGCCGATTTTCTGGATCGGCATGATGGCCTTCCTGGTGTTCTACGCCTGGCTGGGTTGGGCCGGTGGCGTCGGGCGCATCGGCCTGGCCTATGACGGGCTGATCCCCAAACACACCGGGCTGCTGTTGATCGATACCGCCTGGTCCGGCGATTGGGAGGCCTTTCGCAGCGCGTTGCGCCACATCCTGCTGCCGGCGGTGATCCTCAGTTTCAACTCGGTGGCTTACATCAGCCGCATGACCCGCAGCTTCATGCTCGAGCAGCTGTCCCAGGAGTACATCATCACCGCCCGGGTCAAGGGTTTGTCCCAGCGGCGAATCGTCTGGGGCCATGCCTTCGGCAACATCCGCGTGCAGCTGTTGACCATCGTTGCGCTGGCCTACGGCGGGCTGTTGGAAGGCGCGGTGCTGATCGAAACCGTGTTTGCCTGGCCGGGCTTCGGTCAGTACCTGACCAGCAGTTTGCTCCTCGGTGACATGAACGCGGTGATGGCCTGTGTCCTGCTGATCGGCCTCATCTTCGTGACGCTGAACCTGATCAGCGACGCGCTGTACAAGATCTTCGACCCGAGGACTCGCTAA
- a CDS encoding ABC transporter ATP-binding protein, with amino-acid sequence MSMIEIAGLNLCFGTGAALNAVLHDVDLSVAEGEAFGLVGESGSGKTTVLRCLAGQYQHWTGQLQIAGQAVIRNLPLNHYRTVQMVFQDPYASLHPRYTIDAALQEPLRIHGIDGRAQKVSEILRKVGLNDSFRFRYPHQLSGGQRQRVAIARALILRPRVLLLDEPTSALDVSVQAEILNLLADLRRQEGLTYLMVTHDLAVVAHLCDRVAVMQQGRVVETLDSQLLASDGATHAYTRLLVQASRDIQGIPVAV; translated from the coding sequence ATGAGCATGATTGAAATCGCCGGCCTGAACCTTTGTTTTGGCACCGGCGCGGCACTGAACGCGGTATTGCACGACGTCGATTTGAGTGTTGCCGAAGGCGAGGCATTCGGCCTGGTAGGGGAGTCCGGTTCGGGCAAGACCACCGTGCTGCGCTGTCTGGCCGGGCAGTATCAGCATTGGACCGGGCAACTGCAGATCGCCGGCCAGGCCGTGATCCGCAACCTGCCGCTGAACCACTATCGTACGGTGCAGATGGTGTTCCAGGATCCCTACGCCTCGCTGCATCCGCGCTACACCATTGATGCCGCGTTGCAGGAACCGTTGCGCATCCACGGCATCGACGGGCGTGCGCAGAAGGTCAGCGAGATCCTGCGCAAGGTCGGCTTGAACGACAGCTTCCGTTTTCGTTACCCGCATCAATTATCCGGTGGCCAACGCCAGCGCGTGGCGATCGCCCGTGCGTTGATCCTGCGTCCGCGGGTGCTGTTGCTGGACGAGCCGACCTCGGCGTTGGATGTCTCGGTGCAGGCGGAAATCCTCAACCTGCTGGCCGACTTGCGCCGCCAGGAAGGCCTGACCTACCTGATGGTGACCCACGATCTGGCGGTGGTTGCGCACTTATGCGATCGGGTCGCGGTGATGCAGCAGGGCAGGGTGGTGGAGACGCTCGACAGTCAGCTTCTGGCGAGTGACGGTGCCACGCACGCGTACACCCGTTTGCTGGTGCAGGCCAGTCGCGACATACAAGGCATCCCTGTCGCCGTTTGA
- a CDS encoding ABC transporter ATP-binding protein — translation MTEIKLAVQDLCVEFRNAGKISRAVRDVSFTLGREKLAIVGESGSGKSTVGRSLLRLHPPTARVTAKTLRFADIDLLAASEKQIQAIRGARMSMIMQDPKYSLNPVVRVGEQIAEAYLAHHKVPHREARERALDMLAKVHIRDPQRVYDLYPHEVSGGMGQRIMIAMMVITDPQVIIADEPTSALDVSVRRQVLNVLEELVSERDLGLIFISHDLNLVRNFCDRVLVMYAGRVVESIAAADLDQASHPYTRGLLAALPSLDHRRATLPVLQRDPQWLNA, via the coding sequence ATGACTGAGATAAAACTTGCCGTACAGGACTTGTGTGTGGAGTTTCGCAACGCCGGCAAAATCTCCCGGGCGGTGCGTGACGTGTCGTTCACTTTGGGCCGGGAAAAACTCGCCATCGTTGGTGAATCCGGCTCGGGCAAGTCCACCGTTGGCCGCAGTCTCTTGCGCTTGCATCCGCCGACGGCGCGAGTCACCGCCAAGACGTTGCGTTTTGCCGATATCGACTTGCTGGCCGCCAGCGAAAAGCAGATCCAGGCGATTCGCGGTGCGCGCATGTCGATGATCATGCAAGACCCCAAGTACTCGCTGAACCCGGTGGTGCGGGTCGGCGAACAAATCGCCGAGGCCTATCTGGCCCATCACAAAGTGCCCCATCGCGAGGCCCGCGAACGCGCCCTGGACATGCTCGCCAAGGTACACATTCGCGACCCGCAGCGGGTCTACGACCTGTACCCCCATGAAGTCTCGGGCGGCATGGGCCAGCGGATCATGATCGCCATGATGGTGATCACCGACCCCCAGGTGATCATCGCCGACGAACCCACTTCTGCCCTGGATGTGTCGGTGCGCCGGCAGGTGCTCAACGTGCTGGAGGAGTTGGTCAGCGAGCGCGACCTCGGGCTGATTTTCATCAGCCACGATTTGAATCTCGTGCGGAATTTCTGTGACCGCGTGCTGGTGATGTACGCCGGCCGTGTGGTCGAGTCGATTGCCGCCGCCGACCTGGATCAAGCCAGCCATCCCTATACCCGTGGCCTGCTGGCCGCACTGCCGAGCCTGGATCATCGGCGCGCCACGCTGCCGGTGTTGCAGCGTGACCCGCAGTGGTTGAATGCTTGA
- a CDS encoding aspartate aminotransferase family protein, translating to MNMPEHAAGSLASQLKLDAHWMPYTANRNFQRDPRLIVAAEGSWLVDDKGRKVYDSLSGLWTCGAGHTRKEIQEAVAKQLGTLDYSPGFQYGHPLSFQLAEKITSLTPGNLNHVFFTDSGSECADTAVKMVRAYWRLKGQATKTKMIGRARGYHGVNIAGTSLGGVSGNRKLFGQAMMDVDHLPHTLLASNAYSRGMPKEGGIALADELLKLIELHDASNIAAVFVEPMAGSAGVLVPPEGYLKRLREICDQHSILLVFDEVITGFGRTGSMFGADSFGVTPDLMCIAKQVTNGAIPMGAVIASSEIYQTFMNQPTPEYAVEFPHGYTYSAHPVACAAGLAALDLLQKENLVQSVAEVAPHFEKALHGLKGAKNIIDIRNYGLAGAIQIAPRDGDAIVRPFEAGMALWKKGFYVRFGGDTLQFGPTFNSKPQDLDRLFDAVGEVLNKLD from the coding sequence ATGAACATGCCCGAACATGCTGCCGGCTCCCTGGCCAGCCAGCTCAAGCTTGATGCCCACTGGATGCCTTACACCGCCAACCGCAACTTCCAGCGCGATCCACGTCTGATCGTCGCCGCCGAAGGCAGTTGGCTGGTGGATGACAAAGGGCGCAAGGTCTACGACTCGCTGTCGGGCCTGTGGACGTGCGGCGCCGGGCACACCCGCAAGGAAATCCAGGAAGCAGTCGCCAAACAGCTGGGCACCCTCGACTACTCGCCGGGCTTCCAGTACGGCCACCCGCTGTCGTTCCAGCTGGCAGAAAAAATCACCAGCCTGACACCGGGCAACCTCAACCATGTGTTTTTCACCGACTCCGGTTCCGAGTGTGCCGATACCGCAGTGAAAATGGTCCGCGCCTACTGGCGTCTCAAGGGCCAGGCGACCAAGACCAAGATGATCGGCCGTGCTCGTGGTTACCATGGCGTGAATATCGCCGGTACCAGCCTGGGCGGCGTCAGCGGCAACCGCAAGTTGTTCGGCCAGGCGATGATGGACGTCGATCACTTGCCCCACACGTTGCTGGCAAGCAATGCCTATTCCCGTGGCATGCCAAAAGAGGGTGGTATCGCCTTGGCCGATGAGCTGTTGAAGCTGATCGAACTGCACGATGCCTCCAACATCGCCGCGGTGTTTGTTGAACCGATGGCCGGCTCCGCTGGCGTACTGGTGCCGCCTGAGGGTTATCTCAAGCGCCTGCGGGAAATCTGCGATCAGCACAGCATCTTGTTGGTGTTCGACGAGGTCATCACCGGGTTCGGCCGCACCGGTTCGATGTTCGGTGCCGATAGTTTCGGCGTGACCCCGGATCTCATGTGCATTGCCAAGCAGGTTACCAATGGCGCGATCCCCATGGGCGCGGTAATTGCCAGCTCCGAGATCTACCAGACGTTCATGAACCAGCCGACGCCTGAGTACGCAGTGGAATTCCCCCATGGCTACACCTATTCGGCGCATCCGGTGGCATGCGCGGCAGGCTTGGCGGCACTGGATCTGCTGCAAAAGGAAAACCTTGTACAAAGCGTGGCCGAGGTGGCTCCGCATTTCGAGAAGGCCTTGCATGGCCTGAAGGGGGCGAAGAACATCATCGACATCCGCAACTATGGCCTGGCCGGGGCAATCCAGATTGCGCCCCGCGATGGCGACGCGATCGTGCGCCCGTTCGAGGCTGGCATGGCGTTGTGGAAAAAGGGGTTCTACGTGCGTTTCGGCGGTGACACTCTGCAATTCGGGCCAACGTTCAACAGCAAGCCACAGGATCTGGATCGCTTGTTCGATGCGGTCGGTGAAGTGCTGAACAAACTCGACTGA
- a CDS encoding ABC transporter permease: MNLPLASSAAGSAALPSSSTAAMAVSALRLLRFLLRNPMTFAGLIVVSTLMLVAVFAPWIAGHDPLLQNLAGALQAPSSVHWFGTDEYGRDVFARLVYGSRITLYIVLLVTVIVGPIGLLVGTVSGYFGGWVDSLFMRITDIFISFPSLVLALAFIAALGPGLEHAVIAIALTAWPPIARLARAETLPLRNADFVVAVQLQGASSTRVILRHIIPMCLSSVIIRLTMNMASIILTAAALGFLGLGAQAPLPEWGAMISTGRRYMLESWWLVAAPGAAIMLVSLAFNLLGDGLRDVLDPRSQS, translated from the coding sequence ATGAACCTGCCTCTTGCTTCCAGCGCAGCCGGCAGTGCCGCGCTGCCATCTTCAAGTACGGCAGCGATGGCCGTCAGTGCCTTGCGCCTGCTGCGTTTCCTGCTGCGCAACCCGATGACCTTTGCCGGCCTGATCGTCGTCTCGACCCTGATGCTGGTCGCGGTTTTCGCGCCATGGATTGCCGGTCACGATCCGCTGTTGCAGAACCTTGCCGGGGCGTTGCAAGCACCCAGCAGCGTCCACTGGTTCGGCACTGACGAATACGGTCGCGATGTCTTCGCCCGCTTGGTTTACGGCTCGCGCATCACCCTGTACATCGTTTTGCTGGTGACCGTGATTGTCGGGCCAATCGGCTTGCTGGTGGGCACGGTGTCCGGTTACTTCGGCGGTTGGGTCGACAGCCTGTTCATGCGCATCACCGACATCTTCATCTCGTTTCCCAGCCTGGTCCTGGCGCTGGCGTTCATCGCCGCCCTCGGCCCGGGCCTTGAGCATGCGGTGATCGCCATCGCACTGACTGCCTGGCCGCCGATTGCCCGACTCGCCCGCGCTGAAACCCTGCCGCTGCGCAACGCTGACTTCGTCGTGGCGGTGCAGCTTCAAGGCGCGTCGAGTACCCGGGTCATCCTGCGCCACATCATTCCAATGTGCCTGTCCTCGGTGATCATCCGCCTGACCATGAACATGGCGAGCATCATTCTCACCGCCGCCGCCCTGGGCTTTCTCGGCCTCGGCGCCCAGGCACCGTTGCCGGAATGGGGTGCCATGATCTCGACCGGACGGCGCTACATGCTCGAAAGCTGGTGGCTGGTGGCGGCGCCCGGTGCGGCGATCATGCTGGTCAGCCTGGCCTTCAACCTGTTGGGCGACGGTTTGCGCGACGTCCTTGACCCACGTAGCCAATCCTGA
- a CDS encoding CoA-acylating methylmalonate-semialdehyde dehydrogenase, whose translation MSLIAHLINGELLSDSARTADVFNPSTGQAIHKVPLADRATVQQAIDAAKAAFPAWRSTPAAKRAQVMFRFKQLLEQNESRIAQLISEEHGKTLEDAAGELKRGIENVEFACAAPEILKGEYSRNVGPNIDAWSDFQPLGVVAGITPFNFPAMVPLWMYPLAIVCGNCFILKPSERDPSSTLLIAQLLLEAGLPKGVLSVVHGDKAAVDALIEAPEVKALSFVGSTPIAEYIYAEGTRRGKRVQALGGAKNHAVLMPDADLDNAVSALMGAAYGSCGERCMAISVAVCVGDQVADALVAKLVPQIQSLKIGAGTSCGLDMGPLVTGQHRDKVSGYIEDGVSAGASLVVDGRGLSVAGHEEGFFLGGCLFDRVTPEMRIYKEEIFGPVLCIVRVNSLEEAMQLINDHEYGNGTCIFTRDGEAARLFCDEIEVGMVGVNVPLPVPVAYHSFGGWKRSLFGDLHAYGPDGVRFYTRRKAITQRWPQRASHEASQFAFPSL comes from the coding sequence ATGAGCCTCATTGCGCATTTGATCAATGGCGAACTGTTGAGCGACAGCGCTCGTACCGCCGACGTGTTCAACCCTTCCACCGGCCAGGCGATTCATAAGGTGCCACTGGCCGATCGTGCGACGGTTCAGCAAGCTATCGACGCCGCCAAGGCGGCTTTCCCTGCCTGGCGCAGCACACCGGCGGCCAAACGAGCGCAGGTAATGTTCCGGTTCAAGCAGTTGTTGGAGCAGAACGAGTCGCGCATCGCCCAGTTGATTAGCGAAGAGCACGGCAAGACCCTGGAAGACGCGGCTGGAGAGCTTAAGCGCGGGATCGAGAACGTTGAATTCGCCTGCGCGGCACCGGAGATTCTGAAGGGCGAATACAGCCGTAACGTAGGACCGAACATCGACGCGTGGTCAGACTTCCAGCCCTTGGGCGTGGTGGCGGGCATCACGCCATTCAACTTCCCGGCGATGGTGCCGCTGTGGATGTACCCGCTGGCGATCGTTTGTGGCAACTGCTTCATCCTCAAACCGTCCGAGCGTGACCCTAGTTCGACGTTGCTGATCGCCCAATTGCTTCTGGAAGCCGGGCTGCCCAAAGGCGTGTTGAGCGTGGTGCATGGCGACAAAGCTGCAGTGGACGCACTGATCGAAGCGCCGGAGGTGAAGGCGCTGAGTTTTGTCGGCTCCACGCCGATTGCCGAATACATCTATGCCGAAGGCACCCGGCGCGGCAAACGCGTGCAGGCACTGGGTGGGGCGAAGAACCATGCGGTCTTGATGCCGGATGCGGATCTGGATAACGCCGTCAGTGCGCTGATGGGGGCGGCCTACGGTTCGTGCGGCGAACGCTGCATGGCGATCTCCGTGGCGGTGTGTGTGGGCGATCAGGTGGCGGATGCGCTGGTCGCCAAGCTGGTGCCGCAGATCCAGTCACTGAAAATCGGCGCGGGTACGTCGTGCGGACTGGACATGGGGCCATTGGTGACCGGTCAGCATCGCGACAAGGTCAGCGGCTATATAGAAGATGGCGTATCGGCGGGTGCGTCGCTGGTTGTCGATGGTCGCGGTTTGAGCGTGGCCGGGCATGAGGAGGGGTTCTTCCTGGGCGGCTGCCTGTTTGATCGCGTGACGCCTGAGATGCGCATCTATAAAGAAGAGATTTTCGGGCCGGTGCTGTGCATCGTCCGGGTCAACAGCCTGGAAGAGGCGATGCAACTGATCAACGATCACGAGTATGGCAACGGCACATGCATCTTTACCCGTGATGGTGAGGCGGCGCGGTTGTTCTGCGATGAAATCGAAGTCGGCATGGTAGGCGTCAACGTTCCTTTGCCGGTGCCCGTGGCCTACCACAGCTTCGGTGGGTGGAAGCGTTCGCTGTTTGGCGATCTGCATGCCTATGGTCCGGACGGGGTGCGCTTCTATACCCGTCGCAAGGCCATTACCCAGCGTTGGCCGCAGCGTGCCAGCCACGAGGCGTCACAGTTCGCCTTCCCGAGCTTGTAA